The genomic stretch GCGGCCCGACGGTTACGGCGGCACCGTGGCGGCGATCGACGATGCCCGCGCCCGCGCCATGCCGGGCGTCACGGTGATCCGCGATGGCGAATTCATCGGCGTGGTGGCGCCGAACGAGCGCGCCGCGGCGCGGGCGGCGGGCGCCGTGGCCGTGACCTGGAAGGTGCCGGACGGCCAGCCGTCGTCCGAGACCATCTATGACTATCTGAAGACGCAGGTCGAGCGCAGCGTGCCGGCGGCGGTCGAGACGCTCGCAATGCCGCAGGGGGCCCGCGTCTTCGCGGCGACGTATCGCGTTCCCTACATCGCGCACGTGCCGCTCGAGCCGCGCGCGGCGGTCGCCGAATGGCAAGGGGAATCGCTGACGGTGTGGACGGGGACGCAGCGGCCGTTCGGCGTGCGCACCGAGCTCGCCGAAGCGTTCAGGATTCCCGAAGCGCGCGTGCGCGTGATCGTGCCCGACACGGGATCGGCGTACGGCGGCAAACACACCGGCGAGGCGGCGATCGAGGCGGCGCGTCTCGCGAAGGCGGCCGGCGCGCCGGTGAAGCTGGTGTGGACGCGCGGCGAGGAGTTCAGCTGGGCCTACTTCCGGCCCGCCGGCGTGATCGACATCAAGAGCGCAGTCGGCGCCGACGGCCGCATCCTCGCCTGGGCGTTCGACAACTGGAACTCGGGGAACGCCGGCATCCAGACGCCGTACGACATCGCGTCGAAATCGATCGTGTTCCATCCGTCGCGGACGCCGCTGCGGCAGGGATCGTACCGGGCGCTGGCGGCGACCGCCAATCATTACGCGCGCGAGATGCACATGGACGAGATGGCGCGCGCGCTCGGCATCGATCCGCTCGACTTCCGCCTGCGCCATCTGAACGACGAGCGGATGCGCGCGGTCCTCACGGCCGTGGCCGTCAGGATCGGCTGGCGCAGACGCGCCGCCTCGGGCAGCGTGCTGATCCCGCGCGAGGAGCGGGACGCGGCCGCGCGCGGTCGAGCGCTCGGCATCGCATGCGGCACCGAGAAAGGGGGCTACGTCGCGACCGCGGCGGACGTGTCGCGGCTGGGCGACGGGTTCAAGGTCGATCGCCTGGTCGTCGCCTTCGAGTGCGGCGCCATCGTCAATCCCGACGGGCTCCTGCATCAGGTGGAAGGGGCGGTCGTCCAGGCGCTCGGCGGCGCGCTGTTCGAGGCGGTGGACTTCGCCGACGGACGGCTGCGCAACGGCAGCATGGAGCAGTATCGCGTTCCCCGGTTCAAGGACGTGCCGCGTATCGAAACGCTGCTCATCGACCGTCCCGACCTGCCGTCGGCGGGCGCCGGCGAAGCGCCGCTCATCGCCGTCGCGCCGGCGATCGGCTCGGCCGTCCGCGCATTCGGGCGAGTGGACACGGCGCTTCCCGTGCGGCTGCTGACGTAGCGGGATCGCGGATCGGGGATCGGGGGACCGGAATTGTGACGAAAGTGTGGCCGCGAACGCGGAAGAAGCTGATCTTCCCCCGTCGTCGTCTTAGAGCGATAGAATCGCCCCAACACCGTGTTCGAAAAGCTGTTCCAGTTTCTGTTCGAGTATCGGCCCCACGTCTTCCAGCAGGGTGACTTCCGGTTCGCCCCGCCGGCGGGCGCGCCGGTGGCGGCGCTGGTCATCGCCGCCGCGCTCGCGATTGCCTTCGTCAGCTACCGCCTGATTCAGTCGCGCGTCCAGTGGCGCGAGCGCGCGGTGCTCGGAGCGCTGAGGATCGCCGCGCTCGGTCTCATTCTCTTCTGCATCTTCCGGCCGGTGCTGATCGTGAAGGCGGCGGTCACGCAGCAGAACGTGGTCGGCATCCTGATCGACGACTCGCGGAGCATGCAGCTGCCGGCGACGAACCAGGCCGCCGGCTCGCGTGCCGATCTCGTGCGCTCCACCTTCGCGAATCCGGACAGCGCGGTGATCAAGGCGCTCTCCGATCGCTTTCTCATCCGTACGTTTCGCTTCTCCTCGTCGACGGCGCGCGTCGCCACCCCCGGCGACCTGACGTTCACCGGCACGCAGACGCGCCTGGCGAACGCGATCGAGAGCGCGCGGCAGGAGCTGGCCGGGCTGCCGGTGTCCGGGCTGGTGCTCGTGACCGACGGCGCCGACACGACCGACGCCACCGTGGCGGACGCGCTGCTGGCGTCGAAGGCGGAGGCGCTGCCCGTGTTCACCGTGGGCGTGGGGCAGGAGACGCTGTCGCACGACATTCAGGTCGGCCGCGTGTCGACGCCGCGGACGGCGCTCAAGGGCACGTCATTGCTGGTCGACGCGGTGCTGACGCAGACGGGCTACGCGGGGCAGACCGTCACGCTCGACGTCGAGGACGAAGGGCGCATCGTCGGGTCGCAGCCGGTCCGGCTGCCGGCGGACGGCGATCCGGTGTCGGTCCGCGTGCGCTTCACCGCCACCGAGGCGGGACCGCGCATCTTCCGGCTGCGCGTCGCGCCGCAGCCCGGCGAGGTCGTCACCCAGAACAATCAACGCGACGTGCAGATCGACATCCGCGATCGCAAGGAGCGCATCCTCTATTTCGAGGGAGAGCCGCGCTTCGAGATGAAGTTCGCGCGGCAGGCGATCAAGGACGATCCCAACCTCGAGCTGGTCACCCTGCAGCGGACGGCCGAGAACAAGTACCTGCGCCTCGACATCGACGCCGCCGGCGTCGAACTCGCGGCCGGGTTTCCGAAGACGCGCGAAGAGCTGTTCGCCTATCGCGGGCTGGTGCTCGGCAGCATCGAGGCGAGCGCGTTCTCGGCCGATCAGCTCCGCATGATCGCCGAATACGTCGACGTCCGCGGCGGCGGACTGCTGTTCCTGGGCGGTCCGCGCGCGTTCGCGGAAGGCGGCTACGCCGGCACGCCGGTCGAAGACGTGATGCCGGTGCTGCTCGGGCGATCGGCCGGCGCGTTCGCGGCGCTGAAAATCCAGCCGACCCGCGCCGGCCAGGCGCACGCGGTGACCCAGCTCGGCGACACCGAACAGGCGTCGGCGGATCGCTGGAAGTCGATGCCGTCGCTGAGCACCGTGAACCAGATCGAGGCGCTCAAGCCGGGCGCCACGGCGCTGCTCGCCGGACTCGACGAGCGCCGCCGCGAGCGGGTCGTCCTGGCGTTCGAGCGCTACGGTCGCGGCAAGTCGATCGCCTTCCCCGTGCAGGACTCGTGGCACTGGCAGATGGACGCGGCGATTCGCGTCGAGGATCAGACGCACGAGAACTTCTGGCGGCAGCTGCTGCGCTGGCTGGTGGACGGCGTCCCCGACGCGGTCGAGGTGCGGACGCTGACCGATCGCGTCGAGCCCGGACAGCCCGTCGCCCTCACCGCCGACGTCGTCGATCCGCGCTTCGTCGAGTTGAATGACGCGAACGTGGTCGCGCACGTCACGTCGCCGTCGGGGAAGAAGACCGCGGTCTCGCTGCAGTGGACCGGCGAGCGCAGCGGGCAGTATCGCGCCGCCTTCGACACCGCCGAGCCGGGCTGGTACCAGGCCACGCTGGACGCGACGCGCGAAGGCAAGAGCGTGGGAGGCGCCGTCGCGCACGTGCGCGCCGTGCCCGACGATGCGGAGTACTTCGATGCGGCGATGCACGCGCCGCTGCTGAAGCGCATCGCCCAGGATACCGGCGGGCGCTTCTATCCCGCGGACGCGACCTCGACGCTCGCCGACGATCTGAAGTATTCGGGGCGCGGCGTGACGGCGGTGGAAGAACGCGAGCTGTGGCACATGCCGGCGCTGCTCATCGCGCTGGTCTGTGTGATTTGCGCCGAGTGGGGGCTGCGGCGCTATTGGAGGCTCGCGTGACGGGGATCGGGCGCCGGGGACCGGGGATCGGGACGCTGCTGCCGTTCCTGTGCGTGCTGTTCGGCCTGTCCGCGATGGCGTCGGCGCAGAGCACGCATGCGGTGATCGTCGTCGGGCTTGCCGGCGATCCGGAGCACGGCGAGCTGTTCAAGAAGTGGGGGACGTCGCTTGCCGAGGCGGCGACCGGCAAGCTGAACGTTCCGAAGGAGAACGTGGTGCTGCTGACCGACGCCGCGGCGACGCGCGAGGCGGTCACGAAGGCCCTGACCGACGTCGCGTCCAGGGCCGGAGAACAGGACACCGTCGTGATCGTCCTGTTCGGGCACGGCACCTATGCCGGCAAGGTGGCAAAGTTCAACCTGACCGGCCCCGACATGTCGGCGCAGGATTTCGCGCCGCTGCTGGCGAAGATGAAATCGAAGCGGGTGGTCTTCGCCAACACCACCAGCGCGAGCGGCCCGTTCGTCGAAGCGCTGTCGGGACCGGGGCGGGTCATCGTGTCGGCGACGCGGACCGGCGCCGAGATGTTCGCCACGCTGTTCGGCGGCCCGTTCGTCGAGGCGTTCTCGAACGAAGCGGCCGACGCGGATCGCGACGGCAAGGTGTCGATCCTGGAGGCGTTCGAGCACGCCAGGCGCGCGGTGGCGGCGTCGTATCAGCGTGAAGGGCTGCTGCCGACCGAGCACGCGCTGCTCGACGACAACGGCGACAAGGAAGGCAGCCTCGAGCCGGGCCGGCAGGCGAAGGACGGCCAGTCGGCGGCGGTGCTGGCGATCGGCTCGATGCGGCGGCAGGCGGCTCCCGCGAACGAGAAACTGCGCGCGCTGTACGCCGAGCGCGACGCGATCGAGCGGCGCATCGAGTCGCTGAAGCTGCTGAAGAGCGGGATGGATCCGGCCAAGTACGCGGCGGAGCTGGAGAAGCTCGCGACCGACCTCGCGTTGAAGAGCCGCGAGATTCGCGCCGCGGAGGGGGGCAAGTGAGAGCAGCCCTGTTGACCATCGCGCTGGCCGCGGCGACGACCGCGGCGGTCGCCGGCGTCGCGGCCTCGGCGCCGCCGCGGTTCGCCGACCAGCCGCCGCGCTCGCTGGAAGGACAGACGCGCTCGTTCGGGCAGCTCGACGTGCAGGGCAACACGCCCTACGACGGGCGGTTCGTCTTCGTGCGCCTGCGCTACAGCTATGGCTTCGGCGGGTTCGGCCGCCGCGGCGGCGGGCCGCCGTGGTCGCACGACTATCCGCGCGGCGAGGTCCACTTCACGAAGATCCTGAACGAGATCAGCTACGTGCGGGCGCGCCCCGACGGTTCGAACATCCTCGGCCTCGACGATCCGGAGCTGTTCAACTATCCGATCGCCTATATGGCGGAACCGGGGTTCTGGACGCTGACCGACAAGGAAGCGGAGAACTTCCGCGCCTACCTGAAGAAGGGCGGCTTCATCATCTTCGACGACTTCCGCGAGCCCGAAGGGCACTGGGACAACCTGCAGCAGCAGATGCGGCGGGTGCTGCCCGACGCGCGGTGGATCGAGATCGACGACGGCTCGCATCCGGTGTGGCATTCGTTCTTCGAGATTGCCGACCCCAAGGCGCTCGCCGCGCACCCGACCTACGCCGGGATGGGGCTGCAGCTGACCTACTGGGGCATCTTCGAGGACAACGATCCGAAGAAGCGGCTGCTCGCGATCGCCAACGTCAACGGCGATCTCAGCGAGTACTGGGAGTTCTCCGACACCGGGTTCGCCCCGGTCGACCTGAACAACGAAGCGTACAAGTACGGCATCAACTACGTCATCTACGGGCTTACGCATTAATTGGAGGCAGCCTTTGGCTCTCGTGACCAACACCGTCGACCTGGATTCGCCCGATGACGTCGCGCTCGCGGACCGGATGAAGTCCGGCCGCGACCGCATCATTGCCGAGCTGCGCAAGGCGATCGTCGGCCAGGAGGAGGTCGTCAACCAGGTGCTGCTGACGCTGTTCACCGGCGGCAACAGCCTGATCGTCGGCGTGCCCGGGCTGGCGAAGACGCTGCTGATCTTCACGATGGCGCGCGTCCTGGAGCTGAAGTTCTCGCGCATCCAGTTCACGCCCGACCTGATGCCGTCCGACATCACCGGCACGGACCTGATTCAGGAAGACCCGACGACCGGACGGCGCGAGATGGTGTTCGCGCCCGGGCCGATCTTCGCCAACATCGTCCTGGCCGACGAGATCAACCGCACGCCGCCGAAGACCCAGTCGGCGCTGCTCGAAGCGATGCAGGAGCATCGCGTCACGATCCAGGGGCGGACCTATTCGCTCGAGGAGCCGTTCTATGTCTTCGCGACGCAGAACCCGATCGAGCTCGAAGGCACGTATCCGCTGCCCGAAGCGCAGCTCGACCGCTTCATGTTCCACATCGTCATCGACCATCCGCCGATCGACGAAGAGTTCGAGGTCGTCCGCTCCACCACCTCGCTGCGCGACATCACCTTCGAGCGTCCGGTCAGCGGGCAGGACCTGATTGCGTTCCAGCGCCTGGTGCGCCGCGTGCCGGCCGCGGAGCCGGTGATCCGCTACGCGCTCGACATCGTGCGCGCCAGCCGGCCCAAATCGCCGACCGCGCCCGACACCATCAGGAAGTGGGCGGCATTCGGCGCCAGCGTCCGCGCCGCGCAGCACCTGGTGCTCGGCGGCAAGGCCCGCGCGCTGACCAGCGGCCGGTATCACGTGAACTTCGAAGACATCCGCGCCCTGGCGCATCCCGTCCTCCGCCACCGCGTCCTGACCAATTTCCACGCGCAGTCGGAAGGGGTGACCAGCGACGTGCTGGTGGATCGGCTGCTGGAAGCGGTGCCGATGCCGAAGTCCGGTATGTAAGGGCGCCGCAGGTATTCAGCGCATGCGTAACGAACTTCAGGCGGGCGGGCTGACCGGGGCGCGGTTCGTGGACCCCGTGGTCCTCGCACGCGTCGGCAACCTCGAGCTGGTGTCGCGCGCGGTGGTGGACGGGTTCATCAACGGCATGCACCGCTCGCCGTATTTCGGCGCCTCCGTCGATTTCGCCGAGCACCGCGGCTACACCCCGGGCGACGACATCCGCCGCGTCGACTGGAAGCTGTTCGGGCGGACCGACCGCTTCTATATAAAGGAGTACGAGGCGGACACCAACGCCAACTTCGCGGTGCTGCTCGACGTGTCGAAATCGATGGGGTTCGGCAGCCGCGGCATCACCAAGCTGGAATACGGGCAGATCCTCGCCGGCTGCCTCACCTACCTGGTTCACCGGCAGCGCGATCGCGTCGGCTTCGCGGCCTTCGACGAGGACATCGTCGAATTCGTCCCCCCCTCGGCGAAGCACATGGACGTCACGCTGCACGTGCTCGATCGGCTGAAGCCCTCGAAGCCGGGACAACTCGCGCCGCCGATGAAGAAGCTGGCCGAGCACTACGCCCGCCGCGGCGTGCTGGTGATCGTGTCCGACTTCTACGAGGAGCCGCAGGCGGTGCTCGAGGCGATTGCCCCGCTGCGGTTCCGCGGGCACGACATCATCGCCTTCCACGTGCTCGATCCGGCGGAGGTCGAATTCAACTACGACCAGGCGTCCGCCTTCGAGGACCTGGAGAGCGGCGAACAGATTCCGATCGTCCCAGAAGCGCTCGCCGAGCAGTACCGCACGCTCATCCGCGAGCACTCCGAG from Vicinamibacterales bacterium encodes the following:
- a CDS encoding molybdopterin cofactor-binding domain-containing protein; protein product: MIDDELEVERYELSESRRYVFALERRTFIKLFGGGLAVMVASDALAQQESGRARPQGRADVPQVAAWIHIDEAGRVRVCTGKTEIGQNIRTSLAQTVADELRVPLAAIEMVMADTSRVPFDQGTFGSLSTPRMAPQLARAAATARELLIDQAAARLQLDRSLLNARDGRVVAPDGRTLAYADVTKGQALAGTIPAAPPIEPRAKWNVRGTPVKKVNGADFVTGRHQFTPDMTRPGMLYGRVVRPDGYGGTVAAIDDARARAMPGVTVIRDGEFIGVVAPNERAAARAAGAVAVTWKVPDGQPSSETIYDYLKTQVERSVPAAVETLAMPQGARVFAATYRVPYIAHVPLEPRAAVAEWQGESLTVWTGTQRPFGVRTELAEAFRIPEARVRVIVPDTGSAYGGKHTGEAAIEAARLAKAAGAPVKLVWTRGEEFSWAYFRPAGVIDIKSAVGADGRILAWAFDNWNSGNAGIQTPYDIASKSIVFHPSRTPLRQGSYRALAATANHYAREMHMDEMARALGIDPLDFRLRHLNDERMRAVLTAVAVRIGWRRRAASGSVLIPREERDAAARGRALGIACGTEKGGYVATAADVSRLGDGFKVDRLVVAFECGAIVNPDGLLHQVEGAVVQALGGALFEAVDFADGRLRNGSMEQYRVPRFKDVPRIETLLIDRPDLPSAGAGEAPLIAVAPAIGSAVRAFGRVDTALPVRLLT
- a CDS encoding glutamine amidotransferase — encoded protein: MFEKLFQFLFEYRPHVFQQGDFRFAPPAGAPVAALVIAAALAIAFVSYRLIQSRVQWRERAVLGALRIAALGLILFCIFRPVLIVKAAVTQQNVVGILIDDSRSMQLPATNQAAGSRADLVRSTFANPDSAVIKALSDRFLIRTFRFSSSTARVATPGDLTFTGTQTRLANAIESARQELAGLPVSGLVLVTDGADTTDATVADALLASKAEALPVFTVGVGQETLSHDIQVGRVSTPRTALKGTSLLVDAVLTQTGYAGQTVTLDVEDEGRIVGSQPVRLPADGDPVSVRVRFTATEAGPRIFRLRVAPQPGEVVTQNNQRDVQIDIRDRKERILYFEGEPRFEMKFARQAIKDDPNLELVTLQRTAENKYLRLDIDAAGVELAAGFPKTREELFAYRGLVLGSIEASAFSADQLRMIAEYVDVRGGGLLFLGGPRAFAEGGYAGTPVEDVMPVLLGRSAGAFAALKIQPTRAGQAHAVTQLGDTEQASADRWKSMPSLSTVNQIEALKPGATALLAGLDERRRERVVLAFERYGRGKSIAFPVQDSWHWQMDAAIRVEDQTHENFWRQLLRWLVDGVPDAVEVRTLTDRVEPGQPVALTADVVDPRFVELNDANVVAHVTSPSGKKTAVSLQWTGERSGQYRAAFDTAEPGWYQATLDATREGKSVGGAVAHVRAVPDDAEYFDAAMHAPLLKRIAQDTGGRFYPADATSTLADDLKYSGRGVTAVEERELWHMPALLIALVCVICAEWGLRRYWRLA
- a CDS encoding DUF4159 domain-containing protein, with protein sequence MRAALLTIALAAATTAAVAGVAASAPPRFADQPPRSLEGQTRSFGQLDVQGNTPYDGRFVFVRLRYSYGFGGFGRRGGGPPWSHDYPRGEVHFTKILNEISYVRARPDGSNILGLDDPELFNYPIAYMAEPGFWTLTDKEAENFRAYLKKGGFIIFDDFREPEGHWDNLQQQMRRVLPDARWIEIDDGSHPVWHSFFEIADPKALAAHPTYAGMGLQLTYWGIFEDNDPKKRLLAIANVNGDLSEYWEFSDTGFAPVDLNNEAYKYGINYVIYGLTH
- a CDS encoding MoxR family ATPase, with product MTNTVDLDSPDDVALADRMKSGRDRIIAELRKAIVGQEEVVNQVLLTLFTGGNSLIVGVPGLAKTLLIFTMARVLELKFSRIQFTPDLMPSDITGTDLIQEDPTTGRREMVFAPGPIFANIVLADEINRTPPKTQSALLEAMQEHRVTIQGRTYSLEEPFYVFATQNPIELEGTYPLPEAQLDRFMFHIVIDHPPIDEEFEVVRSTTSLRDITFERPVSGQDLIAFQRLVRRVPAAEPVIRYALDIVRASRPKSPTAPDTIRKWAAFGASVRAAQHLVLGGKARALTSGRYHVNFEDIRALAHPVLRHRVLTNFHAQSEGVTSDVLVDRLLEAVPMPKSGM
- a CDS encoding DUF58 domain-containing protein, with product MRNELQAGGLTGARFVDPVVLARVGNLELVSRAVVDGFINGMHRSPYFGASVDFAEHRGYTPGDDIRRVDWKLFGRTDRFYIKEYEADTNANFAVLLDVSKSMGFGSRGITKLEYGQILAGCLTYLVHRQRDRVGFAAFDEDIVEFVPPSAKHMDVTLHVLDRLKPSKPGQLAPPMKKLAEHYARRGVLVIVSDFYEEPQAVLEAIAPLRFRGHDIIAFHVLDPAEVEFNYDQASAFEDLESGEQIPIVPEALAEQYRTLIREHSEALRSKFSELRIDYALLNTATPLDQALFTYLSMREQLSRVKR